Part of the Vigna angularis cultivar LongXiaoDou No.4 chromosome 1, ASM1680809v1, whole genome shotgun sequence genome, GTTGAGCAAAATGAGGTAACGAAGGAGGGTGACGTGGAAGGGGAGATTGAGAACCATGTAGAGGAGAAGGGTGACGATGAGGTGGAGCGTGGTCATCATGGTGACAGGGAGATTGATGGTTTGGTTTCGGATGAGAAAATTGGGAGCTCTGGCGAGAAGGTTGAGGAGGTGGAGAATGTTGATAGCCATGATGATGAAAGAGAGATTAATGGTTCGTTGTCGGATGggaaagttgaagaagttgaagaagtggtaTATGGAAGCAGTGCTGCTGCCGCCAATAAGTTCTTGGAGGATTTGGAATTGCAGCAGCAATCACGGGCCAGTGGGAGTTCGAGGGACGAGGGAATTGATGGCCAGATTGTTACTGACTCAGATGAAGAGGAGACTGATGATGAGGGAGATGGGAAGGAGCTGTTTGATACTGCTACATTGGCAGCTCTTTTGAAGGCGGCGTCTGGTGGAGACCAAGATGGCGGCAGTATCACAATAACCTCTCAAGACGGATCAAGGCTATTCTCTGTTGAGCGCCCTGCTGGTTTGGGCTCATCTCTCCAGTCAGGTAAACCTGCAATGAGGCCAACTCGTCCAAATCTTTTTAGTCCTTCCATTAGTAGAGCTAGTGCCGTCACTGATAGCAATTTGAGTGAAGAGGAGAAAAAGAAACTGAACAAATTGCAGGAGATTAGGGTAAAATACTTGAGACTTGTTCATAGGCTGGGTTTTACTACAGAAGAATCAATAGCAGCACAGGTGCTGTACCGGATGACACTTGTTGCAGGGAGGCAGAGTGGTCAAATGTTTAGCCTTGAGTCTGCAAAGGAGACTGCTACCCGGCTTGAAGCGGAGGGAAGAGATGATTTGGATTTTTCTGTAAATATTCTTGTTCTTGGGAAAGCAGGTGTGGGCAAGAGTGCtacaataaattcaattttcGGTGAGACAAGGACCTCCATTAATTCTTGTGGGCCTGCTACTACCGCTGTTACAGAAATTGTTGGAGTGGTTGATGGAGTGAAGATAAGGATTTTTGACACACCGGGCCTCAAGTCTTCTGCATTTGAACAAAATTTCAATACAAAAGTCCTGTCTGCGGTGAAGAAATTGACTAAAAAATCCCCCCCTGATATTGTGCTCTATGTGGATCGCCTGGACCTGCAAACTAGAGATATGAATGATCTGCCGATGTTAAGATCAATTACTAGTGTCCTGGGTTCGTCAATATGGCGAAATGTTATAGTCACGCTGACCCATGCTGCCTCTGCTCCTCCAGATGGGCCTTCAGGTGCCCCTTTGAGTTATGATGTATTTGTTGCTCAAAGATCTCACATAGTTCAACAAACCATTGGACAAGCTGTCGGGGACATACGTCTCATGAATCCAAGTTTAATGAATCCAGTTTCTCTTGTTGAAAACCATCCTTCTTGTCGCAAAAATAGAGATGGTGAGAAGGTGCTTCCTAATGGTCAAAGTTGGAGACCTCTCTTGTTGCTCTTATGCTTCTCAATGAAGATTCTCTCTGAAGCTGGTAATGCTTCAAAAGCTCAAGAATCATTTGACCACCGGAGGCTATTTGGTTTCCGAACTCGCTCCCCACCACTTCCATACTTGTTATCTTGGTTATTACAGTCACGTACCTACCCAAAACTTCCTGCTGATCAGGGTGGGGCTGACAATGGTGATTCTGATACTGAAATGGCTGACTTATCTGATTCTGATCTagatgaagatgaggatgaGTATGATCAGCTCCCACCATTTAAGCCTATGAAGAAATCACAGGTTGCTAAGCTTACTAAAGAACAGCAGAAAGCATATTTGGAGGAGTACGAGTATCGGGTGAAACTTCTACAGAAAAAGCAATGGAGAGAGGAGTTGAGGAGGATGAGAGAGATGAAGAAAAGAGGCAATGCTAAAGTAGACAACTATGGTTACCCAGAAGAAGATGATCAAGAGAATGGAACTCCAGCTGCAGTGCCAGTTCCACTGCCGGATATGGCCTTGCCACCATCCTTTGACAGTGACAATCCAGCCTACAGGTACCGTTTCTTAGAGCCAACTTCCCAGCTCCTGACAAGGCCAGTCTTAGACAACCATGGCTGGGACCATGATTGTGGTTATGACGGTGTAAACATCGAGCATAGCCTAGCCATCATCAACAAATTCCCAGCTGGTGTTACTGTTCAAATAACAAAGGATAAGAAAGACTTCAGCATCCACCTGGATTCCTCTGTTGCTGCAAAACTTGGAGAGAATGGATCATCCATGGCAGGCTTTGACATTCAAAACATTGGAAAGCAGCTAGCTTACATTGTTCGAGGAGagacaaaattcaaaaatttcaaaagaaacaaaacttcTGGTGGGGTGTCTGTGACATTTTTGGGCGAAAACGTGTCTACTGGGCTGAAAATTGAGGATCAGATTGCTGTGGGAAAACGCTTGGTATTAGTCGGTAGCACAGGGATTGTGAAGTCACAAACTGATTCTGCTTGTGGTGCCAATCTTGAAGTGCGGCTCAGAGAGGCAGATTTTCCAATTGGCCAGGACCAGTCCTCACTGAGCCTTTCTCTGGTGAAGTGGAGGGGAGACCTAGCGTTGGGGGCCAATCTTCAGTCCCAATTTTCCCTTGGACGTAGTTATAAGATGGCTGTTCGTGCTGGATTGAACAACAAGCTCAGTGGACAGATCAGTGTGAGAACAAGTAGCTCAGACCAGCTTCAGATTGCCCTTGTTGCTATACTTCCTATTGCCAAGGCTATCTACAAAAACTTCTGGCCTGGGGCTAGTGAGAATTATTCCATCTATTAGATTACGTCTTTTTGCTTGCGTTATTAGTTAAGGAACAGTAGATTACGAGCTTATGATATCATTCTGCTTCTTTTCATGAGACTGCCTTCAATAATAAGCTATTTTAGATTCGTCTAGACCACTGTATTAGTGCGTTTTATGTGCCTGAAAATTGTACTGAAATTGAGATGGAACCTACAGGGAATTGATCATTCGTAGTTGTTCTGTTAGCATctattgaaattttgaataatgTTGATGTCAGATTATGCTGTTTTTGTTAATCTCTTTCTTTGTTGctataactaatatttattgGTTGTAAATTGTCACCTGTTTGAAATAATgtattaattgattattaggCCTAGCTTGACTGGTCCGGAATGTGGTTTACAActccattttatttatttcttttcctcTGTGTTGACTAATCTCTAGCATGTTGCTGCATTCTATATAGGCAACACATAATTTGCTTCCAGTTCTGGGAAGGTTTTTGTATGTGAATTAGAAATCATGTCTTGGTAATGCTTCCTCGAAGAAAAGAAATGATATTGTAGCAACTATCATTTATCACGAGCCTGTAAAATGTAAGTTGTTCTGATCATAGTAGGATCTACAGTCAGGTATAGTCAACTTCTTTATCCATAGCCATTGCAAACATTTTTAAATGCCCTTAGTGTATGATTAATTTTTTCAGAGAATATATTTTGCAGTGGTTTTACAATATCATTCTATCATAAATcatgatgaaagaaaagtttgTTGACTTTTTCAATTATCATCCTAAAAGTGATAATACTGAAGACTTCTTTATTAGTTGACTGATTTTTTATGCTAAGATCGTATGGTTATTAAACTTGAAaaatcttatatctttatacGATAGTAACAATATTTGTCTATTGACATTTAATTTTGCATATTTAGCTTTCCAAGTTCTGCAAATGGACTGAAATGCAATGAGGTTTCTGTAttcatttaattcattaaagtaTATTATTAGTATGTTCTGGAGGAAGAATGATGAGGAGTTGTCATCTTAATTTGATACGAGAGTAAAGGAAAGTTCACAAAAGTTAGGCATTTGTATTTAGTTGATATGGATCATTGTTTCCCTTTTATCTAACTTTCAGCCACTAGGGTTACACACCGAATTACACACCGAATGCCAAAccttactaatatttttatgtcCATTATAATAAGACTTACTTTACGCCCCTATATGGTATCTTATGTTCTCTTTCTCTGAGAATGTGTCATTTTGTAGTGTGAAAAGATTGATGTAGAAGAAAGAAACTCTTTTTTATATGAAGTGTTGTGGTTGGTGTAAGTCAACAAATGTGCATTAGTATGTCGCTCATGTACTGAACAATGTCAAAACTTGATTAATAAATCAAGAAAGTTATACTTGGTtgaattcatttaaatattgtttagaCTGCCGTAATCTTGTAAGTGTTTTAAGAATAAGgttaaaaatactttaaactAAAAAAGACTTTGGTTAAAGAGGtgtgatttatttaaaaaataaataaagtccATTACTTTTGTGGACTTTTTTATAGTATGGTTGAGCTTTTTTATAAGACCTATTTCACTAGAAAGATCTAACTTATTCCTAAAGTATGTTCCAATCCATTAATAGGCTAATAAGTAGAAATTTATATGGCACAAGTTACAAAGTATGAAGATCTAAATTATGTTCCCATCCATTAATAGGCTAATAAGTAGAAATTTATATGGCACAAGTTACAAAGTATGAAGATTAAAAATGCTACTTTCATAGGCATGAGATGAAGATATAAATAGGTAGACtaaagttatattatataagtCTAGTTTTAAGGTTTCACTTTACTATAAAAACTCTAAATAGAACATGAATTCAttcctttaattaatttatagagtTTGAGTCTCTATATACTATGGCTCTTAGATTGACTTGTGGTATAAAATTGCAGGTGCATAAGATTAGTATCAAACTGATAGAATTGATGTCAAACCGGTAAAATCGACtcagtaaaaaaattgat contains:
- the LOC108345380 gene encoding translocase of chloroplast 159, chloroplastic, with product MDSSESSFPQTSVFLSDQSPSLDTASDSDNDGFVSGEEGDFEPESTRPVLVKTSAPVEEPQLDGPLHEAHRPIAKVTEDDDGSVEDADDVAEGDADGVVWQNSGEREESGEAVKDGDFSDSNEVFVEASGGDDREGAVENGVDAGKGFEGDGVELDEREEEEKAVEEVHDGGTNHLDSVVDEKGEDEGGVVEKDFVDGVESSLLGTGVVDELDVQEPQIKGLHEAARVSLDNGFDAIDKVGDDDDNNDGDVIVGGGDESVVQNVDGPDGVVQNVDGPDGVIGGDDEPGENGVSGDGLKSDIVVPREEGGGSEFVEQNEVTKEGDVEGEIENHVEEKGDDEVERGHHGDREIDGLVSDEKIGSSGEKVEEVENVDSHDDEREINGSLSDGKVEEVEEVVYGSSAAAANKFLEDLELQQQSRASGSSRDEGIDGQIVTDSDEEETDDEGDGKELFDTATLAALLKAASGGDQDGGSITITSQDGSRLFSVERPAGLGSSLQSGKPAMRPTRPNLFSPSISRASAVTDSNLSEEEKKKLNKLQEIRVKYLRLVHRLGFTTEESIAAQVLYRMTLVAGRQSGQMFSLESAKETATRLEAEGRDDLDFSVNILVLGKAGVGKSATINSIFGETRTSINSCGPATTAVTEIVGVVDGVKIRIFDTPGLKSSAFEQNFNTKVLSAVKKLTKKSPPDIVLYVDRLDLQTRDMNDLPMLRSITSVLGSSIWRNVIVTLTHAASAPPDGPSGAPLSYDVFVAQRSHIVQQTIGQAVGDIRLMNPSLMNPVSLVENHPSCRKNRDGEKVLPNGQSWRPLLLLLCFSMKILSEAGNASKAQESFDHRRLFGFRTRSPPLPYLLSWLLQSRTYPKLPADQGGADNGDSDTEMADLSDSDLDEDEDEYDQLPPFKPMKKSQVAKLTKEQQKAYLEEYEYRVKLLQKKQWREELRRMREMKKRGNAKVDNYGYPEEDDQENGTPAAVPVPLPDMALPPSFDSDNPAYRYRFLEPTSQLLTRPVLDNHGWDHDCGYDGVNIEHSLAIINKFPAGVTVQITKDKKDFSIHLDSSVAAKLGENGSSMAGFDIQNIGKQLAYIVRGETKFKNFKRNKTSGGVSVTFLGENVSTGLKIEDQIAVGKRLVLVGSTGIVKSQTDSACGANLEVRLREADFPIGQDQSSLSLSLVKWRGDLALGANLQSQFSLGRSYKMAVRAGLNNKLSGQISVRTSSSDQLQIALVAILPIAKAIYKNFWPGASENYSIY